A genomic window from candidate division TA06 bacterium includes:
- the porU gene encoding type IX secretion system sortase PorU, which translates to MTKKQIIIICTIGFMSVPALAQIKLLKSGDSEALISCHFAPVSFTLNDLGQTRPSISGCQTEGEPGQPISLYRQVMVGIPQNARVEVKMLSGEYDEYSGIDLAPVPFLEAKGQNDLGSYVYRKNDNYYQSKGLFPQTPVLLHFVDMLRRHRVAWVKVYPTQYDPVSKKLRIYRSIQVQVTWDIPGRPSVISDDEVYGPILADQIINYSQSKSWLAEYSKSGAKADDPFAAAPVWYKLSVVSQGIYRMDYNYLKRNGINPDIIDPRTIKIYNGGSRAFSKSYIPPTADSLKQMSIMVKGEQDGKFDAGDQIVFFGQSLAGWDKNSALLNGHFYNPYGETNSYWLCWGGTAGLRMAERDCRPISLNYIAPQSFNDTLHFEQDAFNPFNSGELWYWLSLKRMTGEAYHDYSLPFDLSYAMPGSARIKIDYRSGTNGNHHLNWGVNGILYNGKKWTAGPDSGPFSDSLILPDIPASNNTINLQLDRDAADTMDIVYLNWFEVYYRRNYQAFNYNLKFRADSLAGQPYRFRLTGFASDSLTILDISNPEKPVNIKSDRIYQSYSEFEDVWRKGRFYWAAASPGWQRPVKIEPYASQNLRQKYLTVNYLVITADEFWPQVQALLNLHAGESRLQPMAAVKLSWIYNEFSFGLKDPSAIRKFLDHIYLNSNGPNPKRCLLFGDGSYDYREIDKTWGRHNFIPTHQEDGLRLELGEYLFDTFDDWYVRLNGLNLPQLILARIPAKNADEAWTVVNKVFRYKSASGDMQWRNRAILVADDEFVSGGSYSGETIHTTDSESLAQYSLPDSYDIEKVYGVMREYPMDSDKHKSDARNALISNWNIGAGIINFFGHGAYWVWGHEWYFRDTDVANLANGDKLPLVVMGTCGTSRFDMNRYESIGTSLVVKSGGGAIATVGATRGTGSNGNFNLAKGIYDSLFKRPYDIGQAVYNGKLASGGNHLYILMGDPALYLAKPAGVCSLVLNDDTLKSRGLYSVKGKISGLTSSFNGQALLTLYDAVRTDSSLYTHSLKFKIPGQPLVKFGAMVQNDSLSASFILPNISSLRSETLSGARLGVYAWGSNADVSGVLGGDLWIGGTDTAALSDTVKPNIELWANDVKLINGDPVGTSSRLAVKVRDDAGLNVIPFSASQTDQVQLLINDKELKNLSDDFIFDIGSTNSGQALWTVPENFKIGSNKLRLSACDLASNKGVLEINLNVLASSGENKIDGVYNYPNPFRQSTCFTFNLYQEGDVTIKIYTIGGRMIKTLAQNGRSFGYHQIYWDGRDADGSLLANGVYFYKITVKGQSGEASAIGKMVVMK; encoded by the coding sequence ATGACCAAAAAACAAATCATAATCATCTGTACCATTGGGTTTATGTCCGTTCCGGCCCTGGCCCAAATAAAGCTTTTGAAGTCAGGCGACAGCGAAGCTTTGATCTCCTGCCATTTTGCCCCAGTCAGCTTTACACTAAACGACCTGGGACAGACCAGACCATCAATATCCGGCTGTCAAACTGAAGGGGAGCCGGGCCAGCCTATCAGTTTGTATCGGCAAGTGATGGTAGGAATTCCCCAGAACGCCCGGGTTGAAGTCAAAATGCTTTCCGGTGAGTATGACGAATATTCCGGCATAGATCTGGCCCCGGTCCCATTCTTAGAGGCAAAGGGGCAAAACGATTTGGGCAGTTATGTTTATCGCAAAAACGATAACTACTATCAAAGCAAGGGGTTATTTCCGCAAACTCCAGTACTGCTTCATTTCGTGGACATGCTAAGGCGTCACCGGGTGGCTTGGGTAAAAGTTTATCCCACCCAATATGACCCGGTCTCAAAAAAGTTAAGGATTTATCGCAGTATTCAGGTGCAGGTAACCTGGGATATTCCCGGCCGCCCCAGTGTGATCAGTGATGATGAAGTCTACGGGCCGATCCTGGCCGATCAAATAATCAATTACTCCCAATCCAAAAGCTGGCTGGCAGAATATTCCAAGTCCGGAGCCAAAGCTGACGATCCTTTTGCCGCTGCTCCCGTTTGGTACAAACTGTCTGTGGTCAGTCAGGGAATTTACCGGATGGATTACAATTACCTAAAACGGAACGGCATCAATCCGGACATCATAGATCCCCGGACCATAAAAATATACAACGGCGGATCGCGGGCCTTTTCAAAGTCATACATTCCGCCGACTGCTGACAGCCTGAAGCAGATGAGCATCATGGTAAAAGGAGAGCAGGATGGCAAGTTTGATGCCGGCGACCAGATAGTTTTTTTCGGCCAAAGCCTGGCCGGATGGGATAAAAACAGCGCCTTGCTCAACGGCCATTTTTATAATCCTTACGGCGAGACCAACAGCTACTGGCTTTGCTGGGGAGGTACCGCCGGCTTAAGGATGGCTGAGCGCGATTGCCGCCCGATTTCCTTAAATTACATCGCTCCTCAAAGTTTCAACGACACCCTGCACTTTGAACAGGATGCTTTCAATCCCTTCAATTCCGGAGAACTGTGGTACTGGTTAAGTTTGAAGCGGATGACCGGGGAAGCTTACCACGACTACAGCCTGCCGTTTGATTTATCTTATGCCATGCCGGGTTCGGCAAGGATAAAAATAGATTACAGGTCTGGTACTAATGGCAATCATCATTTAAACTGGGGTGTTAACGGAATACTTTACAATGGAAAAAAGTGGACCGCCGGTCCTGACTCAGGTCCCTTTTCCGATTCTTTAATTCTACCAGATATACCTGCTTCTAATAATACAATTAATCTGCAGTTGGACCGAGACGCTGCCGATACAATGGATATAGTATATTTGAACTGGTTCGAAGTTTATTACCGCCGCAATTATCAAGCCTTTAATTACAATCTGAAATTTCGGGCCGATTCACTGGCCGGACAGCCTTATCGATTCCGCCTGACCGGCTTTGCCAGCGACAGCTTGACAATTCTGGATATCAGCAATCCCGAAAAACCGGTCAACATTAAGAGTGATCGCATCTATCAATCATATTCTGAGTTTGAAGATGTCTGGCGGAAAGGCCGCTTTTATTGGGCGGCCGCAAGTCCTGGCTGGCAGAGGCCGGTTAAAATCGAGCCTTATGCGTCTCAAAATTTAAGGCAGAAGTACTTAACCGTTAATTATCTGGTGATCACAGCCGATGAATTCTGGCCCCAAGTCCAGGCCTTGCTGAACTTGCATGCCGGCGAATCCCGCCTACAGCCAATGGCGGCTGTCAAACTCTCTTGGATTTACAATGAATTCAGCTTCGGCTTAAAAGATCCCTCGGCCATCCGTAAGTTTCTGGATCATATTTATTTGAACTCCAACGGCCCCAATCCCAAAAGATGCCTGTTGTTCGGGGACGGCAGTTACGATTACCGGGAAATAGACAAAACCTGGGGCCGGCATAATTTTATTCCCACTCACCAGGAAGATGGATTAAGACTGGAGTTGGGTGAATACCTCTTTGATACATTCGACGACTGGTATGTGCGCTTGAACGGCTTAAACCTGCCGCAGCTTATATTGGCCCGGATACCTGCCAAGAACGCCGATGAAGCCTGGACGGTTGTGAATAAAGTTTTCCGTTACAAATCAGCATCCGGGGATATGCAATGGCGCAACCGGGCTATTTTGGTGGCCGATGATGAGTTTGTATCCGGCGGCTCCTACAGCGGTGAAACAATTCATACTACCGATTCGGAATCTTTGGCTCAATACAGTCTGCCGGACAGTTACGACATAGAAAAGGTATATGGGGTAATGCGGGAATATCCTATGGATTCGGATAAACATAAATCGGATGCTCGCAATGCCCTGATCAGCAATTGGAATATAGGGGCCGGGATTATCAACTTTTTTGGCCACGGGGCATATTGGGTCTGGGGTCATGAATGGTATTTCCGGGATACAGATGTGGCCAACCTGGCCAACGGCGACAAATTGCCTTTGGTGGTCATGGGAACCTGCGGAACTTCCCGGTTTGACATGAACCGTTACGAATCCATCGGCACCTCCCTGGTGGTCAAAAGCGGCGGGGGAGCCATTGCTACCGTAGGCGCTACTCGGGGGACTGGTTCTAATGGCAATTTTAATTTGGCCAAAGGTATTTATGACAGCTTATTCAAACGTCCATATGATATAGGACAGGCTGTTTACAATGGCAAGTTAGCCTCAGGGGGTAATCATCTCTACATTTTAATGGGGGATCCGGCTTTGTATTTGGCCAAACCGGCCGGAGTTTGCAGTCTGGTTTTAAATGATGATACCTTGAAAAGCCGGGGGCTTTATTCGGTAAAAGGCAAAATAAGCGGGTTGACAAGCTCCTTTAACGGTCAAGCCCTGCTTACTCTTTACGATGCCGTCCGGACGGACAGTTCTTTATATACTCACTCGCTAAAGTTCAAAATTCCAGGTCAGCCGTTAGTCAAGTTTGGAGCCATGGTCCAAAACGACAGTTTAAGCGCAAGTTTTATCCTGCCAAATATTTCTTCTCTAAGGTCCGAGACTCTGTCCGGCGCAAGGCTTGGTGTTTATGCCTGGGGTTCAAATGCCGACGTCAGCGGCGTTTTGGGCGGCGACCTCTGGATCGGCGGAACCGACACTGCTGCTTTGTCCGACACCGTCAAACCAAACATAGAATTGTGGGCCAATGATGTAAAGCTGATCAACGGAGATCCGGTGGGAACATCCTCCCGGCTGGCCGTAAAAGTAAGAGACGACGCGGGACTTAATGTAATTCCTTTTTCGGCATCTCAGACCGACCAGGTGCAATTGCTGATAAATGACAAGGAATTAAAAAATCTCAGCGATGATTTTATCTTTGATATAGGCAGCACCAATTCCGGGCAAGCCTTGTGGACTGTTCCTGAAAATTTTAAAATTGGGAGCAATAAATTAAGGTTGTCGGCCTGCGATCTAGCTTCCAATAAAGGCGTTTTGGAGATTAACTTGAATGTCCTGGCTTCATCCGGAGAAAATAAGATTGACGGGGTTTACAACTATCCCAACCCGTTCAGGCAGAGCACCTGCTTTACTTTTAATCTGTATCAGGAAGGCGATGTTACCATAAAAATTTATACCATCGGCGGCCGGATGATCAAAACCCTGGCTCAAAACGGCAGAAGTTTTGGCTATCATCAAATATACTGGGACGGACGCGATGCCGACGGAAGCCTTTTAGCCAATGGCGTCTATTTTTACAAAATCACGGTCAAGGGACAATCGGGGGAAGCTAGTGCCATCGGCAAAATGGTTGTAATGAAATAA
- a CDS encoding prepilin peptidase, with protein sequence MAITLIFFLFGLIFGSFANVCIWRIPRREGVVVKPSHCPDCGAAIKWHQNIPVISYLILRGKCSQCQKRISVQYSLVELSGGLLFAAAYLKFGLDWRLAGYLPFLWALLVISAIDIRHYIIPDILSFPGISLGLAFGMAGTFYPALNLSLFGFDDPFGFWPWLDSLTGILVGGGLIWLSAWGGEKIFKQEAMGGGDIKLAAFIGAFVGWQAVLMVLFLSFLLGTLAGVPLMLLGKLKKTSEVFDVQNQSQPAKAMVPFGPFLAMGAVIALLARKIIWGFYANLLMR encoded by the coding sequence ATGGCAATTACATTAATATTTTTTTTATTCGGGCTGATTTTCGGCTCCTTTGCCAATGTCTGCATCTGGCGGATACCACGACGGGAGGGGGTGGTGGTCAAACCTTCGCATTGTCCGGACTGCGGCGCAGCCATCAAATGGCACCAGAATATTCCGGTTATCAGCTATCTGATCTTACGGGGCAAATGCAGCCAGTGTCAAAAGAGGATCTCCGTACAATATTCGTTAGTAGAGCTGTCGGGAGGGCTGCTTTTTGCCGCCGCTTATTTAAAATTCGGCCTTGACTGGAGGCTGGCCGGTTACCTGCCGTTCTTGTGGGCATTGCTGGTGATCTCGGCCATAGACATCCGGCATTACATCATTCCGGATATCTTGAGCTTTCCTGGTATTAGCCTGGGTCTGGCTTTCGGGATGGCAGGGACATTCTATCCTGCTCTTAACCTTTCTCTTTTCGGTTTTGACGATCCCTTCGGTTTCTGGCCCTGGCTCGACAGCCTGACGGGTATTTTGGTGGGAGGCGGGCTGATCTGGCTTTCGGCTTGGGGCGGGGAAAAGATATTCAAACAGGAGGCCATGGGCGGGGGCGATATCAAACTGGCGGCCTTCATCGGTGCTTTTGTGGGCTGGCAGGCTGTGCTGATGGTCTTGTTCCTATCATTTCTGCTGGGCACTTTGGCCGGAGTTCCCCTGATGTTGCTAGGAAAGCTTAAAAAGACCTCCGAAGTATTTGATGTCCAAAATCAAAGCCAGCCTGCCAAAGCCATGGTTCCTTTCGGTCCGTTTTTGGCAATGGGGGCTGTTATTGCTCTGCTGGCCAGGAAAATAATTTGGGGATTTTACGCTAATTTGTTGATGCGATAA
- the rimO gene encoding 30S ribosomal protein S12 methylthiotransferase RimO, giving the protein MSNSARPLYSRKAYLVSLGCSKNRVDTEAMIGQLFQAGYQVTSDLSRADAAIINTCGFLRESVSEALSEIAIIARHKGKIGFRLVVTGCLVQRMGKKLLREIPEIDSLVGVHGYNDIVSAVAGTKKLSVSKTSCDYSGQFYHNRVLTTGPGWAYLRLADGCDNNCSYCLIPKIRGRFRSRPMKDLVAEARILTSQGVKEINLIAQDTTNYGLDLYGERKLGDLLSRLDKIKGLEWVRLLYTHPAHYDQKLIRSLKNSLKAVKYLDIPMQHSEGPILKAMNRRTDSEKLESLMSKLRSELPGLAVRTAFMTGFPGETKNEFEKLLDFVSRQKFERLGAFAFSAEPGTRACNFKKQVALSLRQNRRDELMGLQQKISYRCNNIRVRKIFQVLVEGTVEKNSVVPFKKGYSYYGRSYAEAPEVDGKIYIQTNKVLTPGNFAEVRIDRAWDYDLGGIIVPQ; this is encoded by the coding sequence ATGAGTAATTCTGCCAGGCCATTGTATAGCCGCAAGGCATATCTAGTTTCACTTGGCTGTTCCAAGAACCGGGTGGATACCGAGGCTATGATCGGCCAACTCTTTCAGGCCGGGTATCAAGTAACCAGCGACCTTTCTCGGGCCGACGCAGCCATTATTAACACCTGCGGTTTTTTGCGGGAATCCGTCAGCGAGGCTTTATCCGAAATTGCTATCATAGCCCGGCATAAGGGAAAAATCGGTTTTCGTTTAGTGGTCACCGGCTGTCTGGTGCAACGAATGGGCAAAAAACTGTTGCGCGAAATTCCGGAGATTGACTCACTGGTCGGAGTGCACGGCTACAATGACATCGTTTCAGCCGTGGCCGGCACCAAAAAACTGTCTGTCTCCAAAACCAGCTGCGATTATTCAGGCCAATTCTATCACAATCGCGTTTTGACTACCGGGCCGGGTTGGGCCTATCTCCGCCTAGCCGACGGCTGTGATAACAATTGTTCCTATTGCCTCATTCCAAAAATTAGGGGAAGATTCCGCAGCCGGCCGATGAAAGATCTCGTAGCTGAGGCCAGAATACTGACATCCCAAGGCGTCAAAGAAATCAACCTGATCGCCCAAGATACCACCAACTACGGACTGGACCTGTACGGGGAAAGAAAATTAGGGGATCTGCTGTCACGGCTGGATAAGATCAAAGGCCTGGAATGGGTCCGACTGTTGTACACCCATCCGGCCCATTATGACCAAAAACTGATCAGGTCACTCAAGAATAGTTTGAAAGCCGTTAAATATCTGGACATCCCGATGCAGCACAGCGAAGGCCCGATTTTAAAAGCCATGAATCGCAGAACGGATAGCGAAAAATTGGAATCATTGATGTCTAAGTTGCGGAGCGAACTGCCCGGCCTGGCAGTAAGAACGGCCTTTATGACCGGCTTTCCCGGCGAAACCAAAAACGAATTTGAGAAACTGCTGGATTTTGTTTCCCGGCAGAAATTTGAAAGGCTGGGGGCCTTTGCCTTTTCTGCCGAACCAGGTACGAGGGCCTGCAATTTTAAAAAACAAGTGGCATTGTCCCTCAGGCAAAATCGGCGCGATGAACTGATGGGCCTGCAACAGAAAATATCTTATCGCTGTAATAACATCAGAGTTCGCAAAATATTCCAGGTGTTGGTGGAAGGGACGGTTGAAAAAAACTCGGTCGTTCCGTTTAAAAAAGGCTACAGTTATTATGGCCGCAGTTATGCCGAGGCTCCCGAGGTGGACGGCAAGATATATATCCAAACAAATAAGGTGCTTACCCCGGGGAACTTTGCTGAAGTTAGGATAGACCGGGCCTGGGATTACGATCTTGGCGGGATCATCGTTCCACAATAA
- a CDS encoding phospholipase D family protein: MSISNGLEFITDGQIYQKVILEQIPKAQKYLWLATSDLKDLYVAEGKRMAPFLKILSELCQRGVELRLIHAKEPGPNFRKDFDRYPDLIEGLERLLCPRVHFKAVIVDGSFAYSGSANLTGAGMGAKSDDRRNFESGFITSDKYLVDKIMKQYDELWMGKHCESCQRKRYCAEYKDILDQ; this comes from the coding sequence ATGAGCATCTCTAATGGTCTTGAATTCATCACCGACGGACAGATATACCAAAAGGTCATTTTAGAGCAAATACCCAAGGCCCAAAAATACCTGTGGCTGGCCACTTCGGACCTTAAGGACCTTTATGTAGCGGAAGGCAAACGGATGGCGCCTTTTTTGAAAATATTGTCAGAACTTTGCCAAAGGGGGGTGGAACTAAGACTGATCCATGCCAAGGAGCCGGGGCCGAACTTCCGGAAAGATTTTGACCGCTATCCCGACCTAATAGAAGGATTGGAGAGGTTGCTTTGCCCCAGGGTCCATTTTAAAGCGGTCATTGTAGACGGCAGTTTTGCCTACTCTGGCAGCGCCAACCTGACCGGGGCCGGGATGGGGGCCAAATCAGACGATAGAAGGAATTTCGAATCGGGCTTCATTACTTCGGATAAATATCTGGTTGACAAAATCATGAAGCAATACGACGAATTATGGATGGGGAAGCATTGTGAATCCTGCCAACGCAAAAGATATTGCGCCGAATACAAGGACATCCTTGATCAATGA
- a CDS encoding PaaI family thioesterase, which translates to MDNNKNLIDDKGCFACGRKNPDGLQLKFNYPQPGTCRAAFVPEQKYQGWQGILHGGIVSTLLDEALAHAVGGSEGGGGASGAVTAELTVRFKRPVKIGQEVILKGQVIQDKGRVVEAYSEITSRQGDILAFASGKLVRPPK; encoded by the coding sequence ATGGACAACAATAAAAATCTGATCGATGACAAGGGATGTTTTGCCTGCGGGAGAAAAAATCCCGACGGCCTGCAACTGAAGTTCAACTATCCTCAGCCGGGAACCTGCCGGGCAGCGTTTGTCCCGGAGCAGAAATACCAGGGCTGGCAGGGGATATTGCACGGCGGCATTGTTTCCACCCTGCTGGACGAGGCCCTGGCTCACGCCGTGGGCGGTTCCGAGGGCGGAGGCGGGGCTTCCGGCGCGGTGACCGCCGAGCTGACGGTCAGGTTCAAGCGTCCGGTAAAGATCGGTCAGGAGGTAATTTTAAAAGGGCAGGTTATCCAAGACAAGGGCCGGGTAGTCGAAGCCTATTCCGAGATAACCAGCCGGCAGGGAGACATACTGGCATTTGCCAGCGGGAAATTGGTGAGGCCGCCTAAATGA
- a CDS encoding HD domain-containing protein — MKDLKNPLSPETYIQRLKAREEDIRGPYFRDQTAIIHSMPFRRLKHKTQVFFSPDNDHVCTRMEHTLHVATIAAAICRVLGLDVDLAQAISLGHDLGHAPFGHRGEEVLDDLLKTYGGFNHELYALRVVDKLANDGAGLNLTYGVRDGIICHCGEKYEKQIHPRQEQVDLRTIKKLGIYPSTYEGCIVRMSDKISYLGRDIEDGIRAGIINEDEVPANIKEILGRKNGEIIDTLVNDIIAESQKTGAISFSGRHRPLMRALYDFNLKNIYTSAPLEEYGMFCEKILRTLFDELNQAYQKYGRDYPEYDADPVPLFRRFGRHVQKLADVYDEEQPPVAVIVSDYIAGMTDNYALACVHEVFIPEPIKFDLPRSSN; from the coding sequence ATGAAAGACCTGAAAAATCCCTTATCGCCTGAAACCTATATCCAACGGCTTAAGGCCCGGGAAGAGGATATCCGGGGGCCCTATTTCCGGGACCAGACGGCCATCATCCATTCCATGCCGTTCCGCCGGCTAAAACACAAGACCCAGGTCTTCTTCTCGCCCGATAACGACCACGTCTGCACCCGGATGGAGCACACTCTGCACGTGGCCACCATCGCCGCCGCCATCTGCCGGGTGCTGGGGTTGGATGTGGACCTGGCTCAGGCCATCTCGCTGGGGCACGATCTGGGCCATGCGCCGTTCGGCCACCGGGGCGAGGAAGTGCTGGACGATTTGCTTAAAACTTACGGCGGGTTCAATCACGAGCTTTACGCCCTGCGGGTGGTGGACAAGCTGGCCAACGACGGGGCCGGTCTAAATTTAACCTACGGTGTCCGGGACGGGATCATCTGCCACTGCGGAGAAAAATACGAAAAGCAGATCCATCCCCGCCAAGAGCAGGTCGATCTGAGAACCATCAAAAAGTTGGGCATTTATCCCAGCACTTACGAAGGCTGCATCGTGCGGATGTCCGACAAGATCAGCTATCTGGGCCGGGACATCGAGGACGGCATCCGAGCAGGGATCATCAACGAGGACGAAGTTCCGGCAAATATCAAGGAAATACTGGGCCGCAAGAACGGCGAGATCATAGACACATTAGTCAACGACATCATCGCCGAATCGCAAAAGACCGGGGCCATCTCCTTCTCCGGCCGCCACCGCCCGCTGATGCGGGCCCTGTATGATTTCAACCTGAAGAACATCTACACCTCGGCCCCGTTGGAGGAGTACGGGATGTTCTGCGAAAAAATATTGAGGACCCTGTTTGATGAACTCAACCAGGCATATCAGAAATACGGCCGGGATTACCCGGAATACGATGCCGACCCGGTGCCGCTGTTCCGCCGCTTCGGACGCCACGTCCAGAAGCTGGCCGACGTTTACGACGAGGAGCAGCCCCCGGTCGCAGTGATCGTCAGCGATTACATCGCCGGGATGACAGATAACTACGCCCTGGCCTGCGTGCACGAGGTATTCATTCCCGAACCAATTAAATTTGACCTGCCCCGGTCCTCCAACTGA
- a CDS encoding lysophospholipid acyltransferase family protein, whose protein sequence is MKNIGYILQYWLLIFLGWWVNLLPEKTALSVGATLGKMALALRVRRKMALDNLARAFPGNNHAENLRITISLYQNLGKNLVELLRFKKSDCQRIKDKVELRNTEYFDQVVKNGRGGILISGHFGNWEAHAAAIANSGYHFSVVVYPQHNKYVDEALNSLRQSKNVNIIFKKDAVREVLTALRQNHFVAMLSDQDAGQDGVFVDFLGQKASTTRGPAVFALKTGAALITGAIVRQEGGRHIGYLNPPFYADTKNEKQAEILRLTKHFTSQLEQFVISHPDHWYWVHKRWKTKQPAA, encoded by the coding sequence ATGAAAAACATCGGCTACATACTGCAATACTGGCTGCTGATCTTTCTGGGTTGGTGGGTAAACCTTCTGCCTGAGAAAACAGCTTTGAGTGTCGGCGCTACCTTGGGCAAAATGGCCCTTGCCCTGAGAGTGCGGCGTAAAATGGCCCTGGATAATTTAGCGCGGGCTTTTCCCGGTAACAACCATGCTGAAAATCTCCGGATAACGATCAGCCTTTACCAAAATCTGGGAAAGAATTTGGTGGAGTTGTTGCGTTTTAAAAAGTCTGACTGTCAAAGAATTAAGGATAAAGTAGAACTTAGAAATACCGAATATTTTGATCAGGTTGTAAAAAACGGCCGGGGAGGGATATTAATAAGCGGGCATTTTGGCAATTGGGAAGCGCATGCCGCCGCTATCGCTAACAGCGGTTATCATTTTTCGGTAGTGGTCTATCCCCAGCATAATAAATATGTTGACGAGGCGCTCAATTCCCTGCGCCAGTCAAAAAACGTCAATATCATCTTCAAAAAAGACGCTGTCCGGGAAGTGCTGACCGCTTTGCGGCAAAACCATTTCGTGGCCATGCTTTCGGACCAGGATGCCGGACAGGACGGAGTTTTCGTCGATTTTCTGGGGCAAAAAGCCTCCACCACCAGGGGCCCGGCCGTCTTTGCCCTTAAGACCGGCGCGGCTCTCATCACCGGGGCCATCGTCCGGCAGGAAGGAGGAAGGCATATTGGGTATCTTAATCCGCCTTTTTACGCCGATACCAAAAACGAAAAACAGGCGGAGATACTGCGCCTGACAAAACATTTCACTTCCCAGCTGGAACAATTTGTGATCAGCCATCCCGACCACTGGTACTGGGTGCATAAAAGATGGAAGACGAAACAGCCGGCGGCCTGA